In Rutidosis leptorrhynchoides isolate AG116_Rl617_1_P2 chromosome 2, CSIRO_AGI_Rlap_v1, whole genome shotgun sequence, one genomic interval encodes:
- the LOC139890949 gene encoding EG45-like domain containing protein, producing the protein MPALRIYSGILVIMSLLSIGSSDNGIGTINDPPYLPSACFGYQDMGVMIAAANEDLYQGGAVCGKYFQVTCTGGTNLGTPHPCTSTPTITVMITDLCPPPGCQGNLDLSEESFSMIADPNAGGIQISYQQ; encoded by the exons ATGCCGGCATTAAGGATATACTCCGGCATTCTCGTAATAATGAGCCTTCTGAGTATCGGGTCGTCTGATAATGGGATCGGAACCATCAACGACCCTCCATACTTGC CATCAGCCTGTTTCGGGTACCAAGATATGGGAGTTATGATAGCAGCTGCAAATGAAGATTTATATCAAGGTGGAGCTGTTTGTGGGAAATATTTTCAAGTGACGTGTACAGGTGGGACCAACTTAGGTACTCCGCACCCTTGTACATCTACCCCAACCATAACTGTAATGATCACCGATTTGTGCCCACCGCCTGGTTGTCAAGGTAACCTTGACTTATCAGAAGAATCCTTTTCCATGATTGCTGATCCCAATGCTGGTGGAATCCAAATCTCATACCAACAGTAA
- the LOC139887933 gene encoding uncharacterized protein, with amino-acid sequence MVSKKTKTRRTESELENDDKNGDGGVAEYEQSREQRIKENLERMHKLGILDLSRNLKPTKTLKPKVIRTQKPPSSSSASPRRSSRIKTIPSVCYVEKREKKEKVIKDVIIVIKEGSKPEVYTEEHEKMLGDYKETWTLMVDGYDDEGNRMYDAYDGKSCHQCRQKTIGLRTKCSKCKGVQGQFCGDCLFTRYGENVLEATANRNWVCPVCRDICNCSRCRRVKGWEPTGNLYRKALKLGFKSVAHYLIHTRGPHGKQEEITDVTLGSPSDKEDDNMDDDTKHAAIEENIKHQDQLRKEDDDDDSDYKSDPLDDDNDDDNDDEDDSSETD; translated from the exons ATGGTGAGTAAGAAGACGAAAACTAGAAGAACTGAATCTGAACTAGAAAACGACGACAAAAATGGCGACGGAGGTGTCGCAGAGTACGAGCAATCTCGAGAACAAAGAATCAAAGAAAACCTTGAACGGATGCATAAATTAGGGATCCTAGACCTTTCTCGTAACCTCAAACCTactaaaaccctaaaacctaaagtcATCCGTACTCAAAAACCACCCTCTTCTTCATCCGCCTCTCCCAGACGCTCTTCTAG GATAAAGACCATCCCATCGGTTTGTTATGTTGAAAAGCGCGAAAAAAAGGAAAAGGTTATCAAAGATGTCATAATAGTAATCAAAGAAGGTTCAAAACCTGAGGTTTATACTGAAGAGCATGAAAAGATGTTGGGTGATTACAAAGAAACATGGACACTGATGGTGGATGGATATGATGATGAAGGGAATCGTATGTATGATGCATACGATGGAAAAAGCTGTCATCAATGCAG GCAAAAGACGATAGGTCTACGTACTAAATGCAGCAAATGTAAGGGTGTCCAAGGCCAGTTCTGTGGTGATTGCTTGTTCACGAG ATATGGAGAGAATGTTCTAGAAGCAACTGCGAATCGAAATTGGGTTTGTCCTGTCTGTAGGGATATATGCAACTGTAGTCGTTGTCGCAGAGTTAAAGGATGGGAACCGACAGGAAATCTTTACAGGAAG GCGTTAAAACTTGGTTTCAAATCAGTGGCTCATTATCTCATTCACACTCGAGGTCCTCATGGAAAGCAAGAAGAGATAACTGATGTAACTTTGGGTTCTCCATCAGATAAAGAagacgataatatggatgatgatacCAAACATGCTGCGATTGAGGAAAACATCAAACATCAGGATCAGCTACGTAAAGAAGATGACGATGATGATTCAGATTATAAATCTGATCCTCTTGATGATGATAACGacgatgataacgatgatgaagaCGATTCAAGTGAGACTGATTAG